In one Salipiger abyssi genomic region, the following are encoded:
- a CDS encoding FixH family protein: MTKERRLTGWHVLAIFVGAFGVIIGVNIALAYNAVATFPGLEVDNSYVASQTFDARREAQEALGWTVETSHDEGHVVLAITDEKGYPVQPKTLSAKIGRTTNVKDDRTPDFTFDGRAYVAEDHLAPGYWNVWLSAEAFDGTRFEQRLELYVKE; this comes from the coding sequence ATGACCAAGGAACGCAGGCTCACCGGCTGGCATGTACTGGCGATCTTCGTGGGCGCCTTCGGCGTGATCATCGGGGTGAATATCGCGCTGGCCTATAATGCCGTCGCCACCTTCCCCGGGCTCGAGGTCGACAACTCCTATGTCGCCAGCCAGACGTTCGACGCCCGCCGCGAGGCGCAGGAGGCGCTCGGCTGGACGGTCGAGACCAGCCATGACGAGGGCCATGTGGTGCTCGCCATCACCGACGAGAAGGGCTATCCGGTGCAGCCGAAAACGCTCTCCGCCAAGATCGGGCGCACCACCAACGTCAAGGACGACCGCACGCCGGATTTCACCTTTGACGGACGCGCCTATGTGGCCGAGGATCATCTGGCGCCCGGCTACTGGAATGTCTGGCTGAGCGCCGAGGCCTTCGACGGCACCCGCTTCGAGCAGCGCCTGGAACTCTACGTCAAGGAATGA
- the ccoG gene encoding cytochrome c oxidase accessory protein CcoG gives MADTETPAPSLYESREPIFPRRVSGKFRNLKWVLMAVMLGIYYVTPWLRWDRGPELPDQAVLLDLAGRRFFFFMIEIWPHEFYFVAGLLVMAGLGLFLFTSALGRVWCGYACPQTVWTDLFILVERWIEGDRNARLRLHRQKKWDFRKARLRVTKWVAWFLIALATGGAWVFYFTDAPTLAVDLVTGNAHPVAYTTMLILAGTTFAFGGFAREQICIYACPWPRIQAAMMDEDTLTVGYRDWRGEPRGKHRKGAGAENLGDCIDCRACVNVCPMGIDIRDGQQLACITCALCIDACDDVMAKIGKPRGLIDYLALSDETREREGHTPRAVWKHVFRPRVILYTALWSLVGIGLVFALFMRPEIEMTVAPVRNPTFVVLSDGSVRNTYDVRLLNKHGEARPFELSLTGNDNLTLSLEGEDDTTVDVPANETYLQRVYVTAPNGTEEAQDERTAFSLWVEDLTNGTRAENDTVFNGRDN, from the coding sequence GTGGCTGATACCGAGACTCCCGCCCCCTCCCTTTACGAATCACGCGAGCCGATCTTTCCCCGGCGCGTGAGCGGAAAGTTCCGCAATCTCAAATGGGTGCTGATGGCGGTGATGCTGGGCATCTACTATGTCACGCCGTGGCTGCGCTGGGATCGCGGCCCGGAACTGCCCGATCAGGCGGTGCTGCTCGATCTCGCCGGGCGGCGCTTCTTCTTCTTCATGATCGAGATCTGGCCGCACGAGTTCTACTTTGTCGCGGGTCTGCTGGTGATGGCGGGGCTCGGGCTTTTCCTCTTCACCTCGGCGCTGGGGCGGGTCTGGTGCGGCTATGCCTGTCCGCAGACCGTCTGGACCGATCTCTTCATTCTGGTCGAGCGCTGGATCGAAGGCGACCGCAACGCCCGGCTGCGCCTGCACCGGCAGAAGAAATGGGATTTCCGCAAGGCCCGGCTGCGCGTCACCAAATGGGTGGCCTGGTTCCTGATCGCGCTGGCCACCGGCGGCGCCTGGGTGTTCTATTTCACCGACGCGCCCACGCTCGCGGTCGATCTGGTCACCGGCAACGCCCACCCGGTCGCCTATACCACCATGCTGATCCTAGCCGGCACCACATTCGCCTTCGGCGGCTTCGCCCGTGAGCAGATCTGCATCTATGCCTGCCCCTGGCCGCGCATTCAGGCCGCGATGATGGATGAGGACACGCTCACCGTCGGCTATCGCGACTGGCGTGGCGAGCCGCGCGGCAAGCACCGCAAGGGCGCCGGCGCCGAGAACCTCGGCGATTGCATCGACTGCCGCGCCTGCGTCAATGTCTGCCCCATGGGAATCGATATCCGCGACGGCCAGCAGCTGGCCTGCATCACCTGTGCGCTCTGCATCGACGCCTGCGACGACGTCATGGCAAAGATCGGCAAGCCGCGCGGGCTCATCGACTATCTGGCGCTCTCCGACGAAACCCGCGAGCGCGAGGGCCACACGCCGCGCGCGGTCTGGAAGCACGTCTTCCGCCCGCGCGTCATCCTCTACACCGCGCTGTGGTCGCTGGTGGGCATCGGCCTGGTCTTTGCGCTGTTCATGCGCCCGGAGATCGAGATGACCGTCGCCCCGGTGCGCAACCCGACCTTCGTGGTGCTTTCCGACGGCTCGGTGCGCAACACCTACGATGTGCGCCTGCTCAACAAGCACGGCGAGGCGCGGCCCTTCGAGCTGTCGCTCACCGGCAACGACAACCTGACCCTGTCGCTCGAGGGCGAGGACGACACCACCGTCGACGTGCCCGCCAACGAAACCTACCTTCAGCGGGTCTATGTCACCGCGCCCAACGGCACCGAGGAGGCGCAGGACGAGCGCACCGCCTTCAGCCTCTGGGTCGAGGATCTGACCAACGGCACACGGGCGGAAAACGATACGGTCTTTAACGGACGGGACAACTGA
- a CDS encoding LysR substrate-binding domain-containing protein → MDWSSLPPLSALRAFAAYADTGSVSEAGSALNVSHAAISQQIRNLETHLGVPLLDRSSRKMRLTHEGERLATALAEGFGAIFVATQELTGRDTDRPLEISATPGFAATWLMPRLPGFRAHHPEISLTIDPSAAVRTLEPGGLDVAIRYGNGEWPGLESHLLVSSPIAVVAATSLVGDCEIETPADLRPFPWLQELGTNEATDWLAENGVEHDRSLGLTALPGNLMLEAARQGQGVAITARLFAEPDLAAGRLRILFEDRRKKGYWLVTRPGVARPPLRHFVTWLRREAAKASSGI, encoded by the coding sequence ATGGACTGGTCCAGCCTGCCGCCGCTCTCCGCCCTGCGCGCCTTTGCCGCCTATGCCGATACCGGCTCGGTTTCCGAGGCGGGCAGCGCGCTGAATGTCTCTCACGCCGCGATCAGCCAGCAGATCCGCAATCTCGAAACCCATCTCGGTGTGCCGCTGCTCGACCGCAGCAGCCGCAAGATGCGCCTCACCCATGAGGGCGAGCGGCTCGCCACCGCGCTGGCCGAGGGCTTCGGCGCGATTTTCGTGGCGACGCAGGAGCTGACCGGGCGCGATACCGACCGCCCGCTGGAGATCTCGGCCACGCCCGGCTTTGCCGCCACATGGCTGATGCCGCGCCTGCCGGGCTTTCGCGCGCATCACCCCGAGATCAGCCTGACCATCGACCCCTCCGCCGCGGTCCGCACGCTGGAACCGGGCGGGCTCGACGTGGCGATCCGCTACGGCAATGGCGAGTGGCCCGGGCTAGAAAGCCACCTTCTCGTCAGCTCGCCCATCGCCGTGGTCGCCGCCACCTCGCTGGTCGGCGATTGCGAGATCGAGACCCCGGCCGACCTCCGGCCCTTCCCATGGTTGCAGGAGCTCGGCACCAACGAGGCGACGGACTGGCTTGCCGAGAACGGCGTCGAGCACGACCGCAGCCTCGGCCTCACCGCCCTGCCCGGCAACCTGATGCTCGAAGCGGCGCGGCAGGGTCAGGGCGTGGCGATCACCGCCCGGCTCTTTGCCGAGCCCGATCTTGCCGCCGGGCGGCTGCGCATCCTCTTCGAGGACCGGCGCAAGAAAGGCTACTGGCTCGTCACCCGGCCCGGGGTCGCCCGTCCGCCCCTGCGTCACTTCGTAACGTGGCTGCGTCGCGAGGCTGCAAAAGCTTCATCGGGGATATAA
- the ccoP gene encoding cytochrome-c oxidase, cbb3-type subunit III, producing MSDNKKQDDLDYETTGHSWDGIQEYNKPLPKWWLMIFYACIVWGIGYSIAYPAWPGVRTATAGLLGWSTRGNVEQAIQDHEAELAPINEQLASVELTSITGDPELNTYALNAGAAVFRTWCAQCHGSGAAGATGYPNLLDDDWLWGGTMEDIHYTVSHGIRNEDDPDARYSEMPAFGRDELLSEEEIAQVANFVMTLSGETPPEPELVEAGAEVFDINCASCHMEDGTGDRWQGAPDLTDAIWLYGGDYDTIHETVTNARFGVMPPMGGAELSEAEIRAVVTYVHGLGGGEASEE from the coding sequence ATGAGTGACAACAAAAAGCAAGACGATCTCGACTACGAGACGACGGGCCATTCCTGGGACGGCATTCAGGAATACAACAAGCCGCTGCCGAAATGGTGGCTGATGATCTTCTACGCCTGCATCGTCTGGGGCATCGGCTATTCCATCGCCTACCCGGCCTGGCCCGGCGTGCGCACCGCAACCGCCGGCCTGCTGGGCTGGTCGACCCGCGGCAACGTGGAACAGGCCATCCAGGACCACGAGGCCGAGCTGGCGCCGATCAACGAGCAGCTCGCCTCGGTCGAGCTGACCTCGATCACCGGCGACCCGGAGCTCAACACCTACGCGCTGAATGCCGGCGCCGCCGTGTTCCGCACCTGGTGCGCGCAATGCCACGGCTCGGGCGCTGCGGGGGCCACCGGCTATCCCAACCTGCTGGATGACGATTGGCTCTGGGGCGGCACCATGGAGGACATCCACTACACCGTGTCGCACGGCATCCGGAACGAGGACGACCCCGACGCGCGCTATAGCGAGATGCCCGCCTTCGGCCGCGACGAGCTGCTGAGCGAGGAAGAGATCGCGCAGGTGGCCAACTTCGTCATGACGCTCTCGGGCGAAACCCCGCCCGAGCCGGAGCTGGTCGAGGCCGGTGCAGAGGTGTTCGACATCAACTGCGCCTCCTGCCACATGGAAGACGGCACCGGCGACCGCTGGCAGGGCGCGCCGGACCTGACCGACGCGATCTGGCTCTATGGCGGCGATTACGACACGATCCACGAGACCGTGACCAATGCCCGCTTCGGCGTCATGCCCCCGATGGGCGGCGCAGAGCTGAGCGAGGCGGAAATCCGTGCCGTGGTGACCTATGTCCACGGTCTAGGCGGGGGCGAAGCTTCGGAAGAGTAA
- a CDS encoding cbb3-type cytochrome c oxidase subunit 3 produces MGHETYNALRHFADSWGLLAMFVFFVGVIVWAFRPGSRKTHSDVANIPFRHEDKPAQD; encoded by the coding sequence ATGGGACACGAAACCTATAACGCCCTCCGGCATTTCGCAGACAGCTGGGGTCTGCTGGCCATGTTCGTCTTCTTCGTCGGCGTGATTGTCTGGGCCTTCCGCCCGGGCAGCCGCAAGACGCACTCGGACGTCGCCAACATTCCGTTCCGGCACGAAGACAAACCCGCCCAGGATTGA